A portion of the Acidobacteriaceae bacterium genome contains these proteins:
- a CDS encoding UbiA family prenyltransferase — protein MPEVPPLPQDSLRPGVALCVDLDGTLTKSDTLHDSLLALVRRHPGKIMQVPGWIAQGKASFKRNVTRSVELDVEHLPYNRPLLEWLRQEHGRGRAIYLATAADKSLADRVAEYVGIFAGTLASDGEVNLAGSNKLAAFEKQFGKDGFCYIGNAKPDIKLLNACQSPMVANPHGALTAGLRKAGTVPAASFEDRTPLVKSWLKAVRLHQWAKNVLIFVPMLLGHQINLATFAGALTAFFSFGLCASATYIINDLLDIETDRRHPRKRRRPFAAGDLSMFAGFANVAVLFTLAILLAIALPRIVDAMPGPYILTEPYAFLGWLGLYTVTTLTYSFYLKKKLLLDVFVLSGLYTVRILAGSAATGVPISPWLAGFSVFFFLSLAFVKRFAELESLRERGSSVTNGRGYFVSDLEQLRALGTGAAYASVVVMAVYISNPETALLYHHTVRLWLVVPVLLLWLSQVWMLASRGEMHDDPVVWACTDKRSLLLGVLMAAVVIWAMWP, from the coding sequence TTGCCGGAAGTACCGCCATTGCCACAAGATAGCCTCCGCCCTGGCGTCGCGCTCTGCGTGGACCTGGACGGTACATTGACAAAATCCGACACACTGCACGACTCCCTGCTGGCTCTGGTGCGCCGTCACCCCGGCAAAATCATGCAGGTTCCTGGCTGGATCGCCCAGGGCAAGGCCAGTTTTAAGCGCAACGTCACGCGCTCGGTCGAGCTCGACGTTGAACATTTGCCGTACAACCGGCCGCTGCTGGAGTGGCTGCGACAGGAGCATGGCCGCGGACGCGCCATCTACCTCGCCACCGCAGCAGACAAGAGCCTCGCCGACCGGGTCGCCGAATATGTGGGCATCTTTGCCGGTACCCTGGCCTCGGACGGCGAAGTCAACCTGGCCGGAAGCAATAAACTCGCGGCTTTTGAGAAGCAGTTCGGCAAAGATGGATTCTGCTACATCGGCAACGCAAAGCCCGACATCAAGCTGCTGAACGCCTGCCAGTCCCCGATGGTCGCCAACCCGCACGGTGCCCTGACCGCAGGACTGCGCAAGGCAGGGACCGTTCCTGCCGCCAGCTTCGAAGACCGCACGCCGTTGGTGAAAAGCTGGTTAAAAGCTGTCCGCCTGCACCAATGGGCCAAGAATGTACTGATCTTTGTGCCGATGCTGCTCGGCCACCAGATCAATCTCGCCACCTTTGCTGGTGCGCTAACAGCGTTCTTCAGCTTCGGCCTCTGCGCTTCCGCGACGTACATCATCAACGATCTGCTGGACATCGAAACCGACCGTCGGCACCCTCGCAAGCGCCGTCGCCCGTTCGCAGCCGGCGATCTGTCGATGTTTGCAGGCTTCGCCAACGTCGCCGTCCTCTTTACGCTGGCCATTCTGCTGGCCATTGCCCTGCCCCGGATCGTCGATGCCATGCCCGGGCCCTACATACTGACGGAACCCTATGCGTTCCTTGGCTGGCTGGGACTTTACACGGTCACGACGCTGACATACTCCTTCTATCTGAAGAAAAAACTGCTGCTGGACGTCTTCGTCCTCAGCGGCCTGTACACCGTGCGCATCCTCGCCGGATCAGCCGCGACGGGTGTGCCTATTTCGCCCTGGCTGGCGGGTTTCAGCGTGTTTTTCTTCCTCTCGCTGGCGTTCGTCAAACGCTTCGCCGAGCTGGAAAGCCTGCGCGAACGCGGAAGCTCTGTGACGAACGGCCGCGGATACTTCGTCTCCGATCTGGAACAGTTGCGCGCGCTCGGCACGGGAGCGGCGTACGCCTCGGTCGTCGTGATGGCGGTATATATCTCGAACCCAGAGACCGCGTTGCTCTATCACCACACGGTTCGCCTGTGGCTGGTAGTGCCGGTGCTTCTGCTCTGGCTTAGCCAGGTGTGGATGCTCGCCAGCCGTGGCGAAATGCACGACGACCCCGTCGTCTGGGCCTGCACCGACAAGCGCAGCCTGCTGCTCGGCGTTCTCATGGCCGCGGTAGTGATCTGGGCCATGTGGCCTTAG